Below is a window of Plutella xylostella chromosome 15, ilPluXylo3.1, whole genome shotgun sequence DNA.
GCGCAGGTTCATTGCACGTAGGGGAAAGCCTCTCCATATATTCTCTGACAACGGTACGTCGTTTGTTGGTGCGTGCAATGATATTTCCGCCTTCCTAAAAAGCAATTGCAATTTTTTGAGCGAAAATATGGCCAATGACAACataaatttccattttatTCCGGCTTATACGCCTCATTTCGGTGGTCTTTGGGAGGCGGGTGTCAAGTCAACCAAGTATCATTTACGGAGAGTGTTGGGAAATTGTAACCTAACTTACGAGGAGCTTAACACCACCCTCACCCAGATTGAAGCAATTTTGAACTCCAGGCCGCTTACTCCACTATCATCAGAGCCTTCAGATTGCACCCCACTGACGCCGGGACACCTGCTCATCGGACGTGCCCTGACTTCCTTGCCGCAGCCAGACTATCAGGATCACTCCACTCCTCTTTTGACCCGCTTCAAACGCATTGAGCAACTTCGCCAACACTTTTGGGAAAGATGGAGCAAAGAGTATGTCTCGGAGCTGCAGCAGCGTGTAAAATGGCGTTCATGCAAGGATGGTCTGAAGCTGGACACCTTGGTCGTTGTGAAGGAGGATAACCTCCCCCCCCTGAAGTGGAGAATGGGGAGAGTCGTCGCCGTTCATCCGGGCTCTGACGGAATCGCTCGGGTTGCTGACATAAGGACCAGCACTGGGGTCATCAGACGGGCCTTC
It encodes the following:
- the LOC125489627 gene encoding uncharacterized protein LOC125489627; this translates as MRVGGRLDNSNFSYDKRHPILLQSTHLFTQLLFTYQHKRLMHAGPQLLLACIRETYWPIGGRNLAKACYHKCVLCQRMKGKVVTPLMGNLPQQRFLPGGFPFESVGVDYAGPIMSASRQGRGCRLVKVYICIFVCFTTKAIHLELVGDLTSNTYLLAMRRFIARRGKPLHIFSDNGTSFVGACNDISAFLKSNCNFLSENMANDNINFHFIPAYTPHFGGLWEAGVKSTKYHLRRVLGNCNLTYEELNTTLTQIEAILNSRPLTPLSSEPSDCTPLTPGHLLIGRALTSLPQPDYQDHSTPLLTRFKRIEQLRQHFWERWSKEYVSELQQRVKWRSCKDGLKLDTLVVVKEDNLPPLKWRMGRVVAVHPGSDGIARVADIRTSTGVIRRAFSRICPLPVAPSSC